From Bordetella flabilis, the proteins below share one genomic window:
- a CDS encoding amino acid ABC transporter substrate-binding protein, whose amino-acid sequence MKKTLLFAAIATATALTSMSAQAGRLDNIKSSGTISLGYRDASLPFSYLDDNQKPIGYSMDICYGVVKAVEKSVGKPLKVNLVPVTSSTRIPLVANGTVDLECGSTTNNLERQKQVSFAPTTFVTANRFVAKKSSKLESLQDMKGKTVISTAGTSNIKWVTEANSGNAKLLTGAAVPALGMNIIPAKDHAEAFLTVESGRAAAFFMDDVLLAGLVATSRNPKEWMISKEAYSVEPYAIIEPKDDPAFKKVVDDAVVAMIKDGTVEKLYTKWFLSPIPPKNVNLDLPMSEQLKKVLANPTDSGDPAAYKQ is encoded by the coding sequence ATGAAAAAAACGCTGCTCTTCGCTGCCATCGCCACCGCCACGGCGCTCACGTCGATGTCGGCCCAGGCCGGCCGCCTGGACAACATCAAATCGTCCGGCACCATCTCCCTCGGCTATCGCGACGCCTCGCTGCCGTTTTCCTACCTGGACGATAACCAGAAGCCGATCGGCTATTCCATGGACATCTGCTATGGCGTCGTCAAGGCCGTGGAAAAGAGCGTCGGCAAGCCGCTGAAGGTGAACCTGGTTCCGGTGACGTCGTCCACGCGGATTCCGCTGGTGGCCAACGGCACGGTGGACCTGGAGTGCGGCTCCACCACCAATAACCTGGAGCGCCAGAAGCAGGTCAGTTTCGCGCCCACCACCTTCGTCACGGCCAACCGTTTCGTCGCCAAGAAGTCGTCGAAGCTGGAATCGCTGCAGGATATGAAGGGCAAGACGGTCATCTCCACCGCCGGCACCAGCAATATCAAGTGGGTGACGGAAGCCAATAGCGGCAATGCCAAACTGCTCACTGGCGCGGCGGTACCGGCGCTGGGCATGAATATCATCCCGGCCAAGGATCACGCCGAAGCCTTCCTGACCGTCGAAAGCGGCCGCGCCGCAGCCTTCTTCATGGACGACGTATTGTTGGCCGGCTTGGTGGCGACCTCGCGCAATCCCAAGGAATGGATGATCAGCAAGGAGGCCTACTCGGTCGAGCCCTATGCCATCATCGAGCCCAAGGACGATCCGGCCTTCAAGAAGGTGGTCGATGACGCCGTGGTCGCCATGATCAAGGATGGGACCGTCGAGAAGCTGTACACCAAGTGGTTCCTGTCGCCGATCCCGCCCAAGAACGTCAACCTCGACCTGCCGATGAGCGAGCAACTGAAGAAGGTTCTCGCCAACCCGACGGATTCGGGCGATCCCGCGGCATACAAGCAATAA
- a CDS encoding LysR substrate-binding domain-containing protein — protein sequence MRKGIPNLSALQAFEATARLGTFSRAAEELSLTHSAVYRQVASLEARLGVQLFTRVRRRIALTDHGAEYAGRIRHHLDQIEKDTFGLVSRTGMGRSVHIAVVPTLATTWLIPRLAGFNRLHPDITVSLSVRTLPFQFKDQPFDGALYHADHVWPGTRGVLLFRERELIPVCAPSLAQASREQAGSPIGGMPHLHLNSRPDAWRLWYTENHFLFGPQAAGGPRYELFSMVLAAAQAGLGVGLVPRFLAEEPLQQGLVVTPTPAVLPVTQGYYFGYPERVSRSDALRTFQTWLQGVVSA from the coding sequence ATGAGAAAAGGCATTCCGAATCTGAGCGCGCTGCAGGCGTTCGAGGCCACCGCGCGCCTGGGCACGTTTTCGCGCGCCGCCGAGGAGCTGTCCCTGACCCACAGCGCTGTCTATCGCCAGGTCGCCAGCCTCGAGGCGCGGCTGGGCGTGCAACTGTTCACCCGTGTCCGGCGCCGTATCGCCTTGACCGATCATGGCGCCGAGTACGCCGGGCGCATCCGGCATCACCTGGACCAGATCGAAAAAGACACCTTCGGCCTGGTCAGCCGCACCGGGATGGGCCGCAGCGTGCATATCGCCGTGGTGCCCACCCTGGCCACCACCTGGCTGATTCCGCGGCTGGCCGGTTTCAATCGCCTGCATCCGGATATCACGGTCAGCCTGTCCGTGCGCACGCTGCCTTTCCAGTTCAAGGACCAGCCTTTCGATGGCGCGCTGTACCATGCCGACCACGTCTGGCCGGGCACTCGGGGGGTGCTGCTGTTCCGCGAGCGGGAATTGATTCCGGTTTGCGCCCCGTCCCTGGCCCAGGCCAGCCGGGAACAGGCGGGCAGCCCCATTGGCGGCATGCCGCACCTGCATCTGAACTCGCGCCCGGACGCCTGGCGCCTGTGGTACACGGAGAATCATTTCCTGTTCGGTCCGCAGGCCGCGGGCGGGCCGCGCTATGAGCTGTTTTCGATGGTGCTCGCCGCCGCGCAGGCCGGGCTGGGGGTAGGGCTGGTGCCACGCTTCCTCGCCGAGGAGCCGCTGCAGCAGGGGTTGGTGGTGACGCCCACGCCGGCGGTCTTGCCGGTGACGCAGGGTTATTACTTCGGCTACCCCGAACGCGTTAGTCGATCGGATGCCTTGCGGACCTTTCAGACATGGCTGCAGGGTGTAGTCTCCGCTTAG
- a CDS encoding LysR family transcriptional regulator yields the protein MLTFKQLEAVRWVAELGTFAAAAERLYTSESAISKRIGELEKLFGVALFDRSRRTARLTRPGRDLLAHAVDILQARDRLVTGMGKADTLVRRYRVGVTELVSLTWLPELLKTFQTRYPGIEFEPEIDLSPVLCEKLNDGILDLVIVPPVFHDPRAVSVPLKKLALSWMCRPDMLDGADLLPLRDIARYPIIAQSGRSGVDAVYEQWFRAHDVPIRKVYSGNSLISLAALTMSGLGVSYLPSLYFADLVEQGRLRVFHTSEPIPEIPYYAVYRGDDSIAPFSAAVAALCAQLCDFSKPVAGPTVYRSAE from the coding sequence ATGCTGACGTTCAAACAACTGGAAGCCGTACGCTGGGTCGCCGAACTGGGCACCTTCGCCGCCGCCGCCGAAAGGCTTTATACGAGCGAATCGGCGATCTCCAAGCGCATAGGGGAACTCGAAAAACTGTTCGGGGTGGCGCTGTTCGACCGCAGCCGCCGGACGGCGCGGCTGACCCGCCCGGGACGCGACCTGCTGGCCCATGCCGTCGATATCCTGCAAGCCCGCGACCGGCTGGTCACGGGCATGGGCAAGGCCGATACGCTGGTGCGGCGCTATCGCGTCGGGGTGACCGAACTGGTATCCCTGACGTGGCTGCCGGAATTGCTGAAGACATTCCAGACACGTTATCCCGGCATCGAGTTCGAGCCCGAAATCGACCTCAGTCCCGTGCTCTGTGAAAAGCTCAATGACGGCATTCTCGACCTGGTGATCGTCCCGCCGGTATTTCACGACCCGCGCGCCGTATCCGTGCCCCTGAAGAAGCTGGCGCTGTCCTGGATGTGCCGGCCGGATATGCTCGACGGCGCGGATCTGCTGCCGCTGCGCGATATCGCGCGTTATCCGATCATCGCGCAGTCCGGGCGCTCCGGCGTCGACGCGGTCTACGAGCAGTGGTTCCGCGCGCACGATGTGCCAATACGGAAGGTGTACTCCGGCAACAGCCTGATTTCGCTCGCCGCGCTGACCATGTCCGGCCTGGGCGTCAGCTACCTGCCGTCGCTGTATTTCGCGGATCTGGTGGAGCAAGGCCGCCTGCGCGTCTTCCATACCAGCGAGCCTATCCCCGAAATCCCCTACTACGCGGTCTATCGCGGCGACGACAGCATCGCGCCCTTCAGCGCCGCCGTGGCCGCCCTGTGCGCGCAGCTTTGCGATTTCTCCAAGCCGGTCGCCGGCCCGACGGTGTATCGGTCCGCCGAATAG
- a CDS encoding 3-isopropylmalate dehydratase large subunit, with amino-acid sequence MAGRTIAEKILGRAAGKPVRAGELAICEPDIAMGTDGSIPMALDYLHSMRPGAAPRHPERLVFALDHYGPVSGDKALALQARARAYGRRHGILIHEAGTGIGHQLILETGLARPGLLMVGADSHSTSYGAVNAFATGIGSSDLAGVMLCGQIWLKVPDTIRVALHGALREGVSAKDVALRLARDLGADGAAYQVLEFTGPGVAALDMDDRIVLSNMSVEVGAKAGIFPCDAVTARWLHACGAAPPQPVQRDDDAQYVRTLTLLLDEVVPQVALPHRVDNVMDAARVPSTRVDMVYLGTCTGGRARDYAEALAEIRSGGGIAAGVRVIVTPASLAVQQELERDGTLDAFKALGAELQPPGCGSCCGTCGTVPAAGQNVVSTANRNFKGRMGNAQAAIYLASPRLCGRAAATGSIGSPEDAR; translated from the coding sequence ATGGCGGGCCGTACCATCGCGGAGAAGATCCTGGGCCGCGCAGCGGGCAAGCCGGTGCGGGCGGGAGAATTGGCGATTTGCGAGCCGGACATCGCCATGGGCACGGACGGCTCGATTCCGATGGCCCTGGACTACCTGCACAGCATGCGTCCCGGCGCGGCGCCCCGCCATCCGGAACGCCTGGTGTTCGCGCTGGACCATTACGGTCCGGTGTCCGGAGACAAGGCCCTGGCATTGCAGGCGCGCGCCCGGGCCTACGGGCGCCGGCACGGCATCCTCATCCATGAAGCCGGCACGGGCATTGGCCACCAGCTGATACTGGAAACCGGCCTGGCCCGTCCCGGCCTGCTGATGGTGGGCGCCGATTCGCACAGCACCTCGTACGGGGCAGTGAACGCCTTCGCCACCGGCATCGGCTCGTCCGACCTGGCGGGGGTGATGCTGTGCGGGCAGATCTGGCTGAAGGTGCCCGACACCATCCGTGTCGCGCTGCACGGCGCCTTGCGCGAAGGCGTTTCGGCCAAGGACGTCGCGCTCAGGCTGGCACGCGATCTCGGGGCCGATGGCGCGGCCTACCAGGTCCTGGAATTCACCGGCCCGGGCGTCGCGGCGCTCGATATGGACGACCGCATCGTGCTGTCGAATATGTCCGTGGAGGTCGGCGCGAAAGCCGGCATCTTTCCCTGCGACGCCGTCACGGCGCGATGGCTGCACGCGTGCGGTGCGGCGCCGCCGCAGCCAGTCCAGCGCGATGACGACGCGCAGTATGTCCGCACCCTGACCCTGTTGCTGGACGAGGTCGTCCCCCAGGTCGCGCTACCGCATCGGGTGGACAACGTCATGGATGCCGCCAGGGTGCCGTCCACGCGCGTCGACATGGTCTACCTGGGCACCTGCACCGGCGGCCGCGCGCGCGATTATGCCGAGGCGCTGGCTGAAATCCGCAGCGGTGGCGGGATCGCCGCCGGGGTACGGGTTATCGTCACGCCCGCCTCGCTGGCCGTGCAGCAGGAACTGGAGCGCGACGGCACGCTGGACGCCTTCAAGGCGCTGGGCGCCGAACTGCAGCCGCCCGGTTGCGGCTCCTGCTGCGGCACCTGCGGCACCGTGCCGGCCGCCGGCCAGAACGTGGTCTCCACCGCCAACCGCAACTTCAAGGGAAGAATGGGCAACGCGCAGGCCGCCATCTACCTGGCCTCGCCGCGCCTCTGCGGCCGGGCCGCGGCGACCGGCAGCATCGGCTCACCGGAGGACGCGCGATGA
- a CDS encoding alpha-IPM isomerase: MKLLPLEGRARVVGDDISTDTIISSHRKKDSIDPAHLRNYLLEDLDAGFAASVRPGDILVAGCNFGCGSAMEVAVTVVLGAGIKAVVARSFARTYLRNAMNNGLLAIEADTRGVGEGDGLRLAADGQRGLELEVNGHTRIPCAPMPEFMLQMLEAGGLVPYLRAHGRFAG, from the coding sequence ATGAAGCTCCTGCCGCTGGAAGGCCGCGCCCGCGTCGTGGGCGACGACATCAGCACCGACACCATCATCTCGTCGCACCGCAAGAAAGACAGCATCGATCCGGCGCACCTGCGGAATTACCTCCTGGAAGACCTGGACGCAGGCTTCGCCGCATCGGTGCGGCCGGGCGACATCCTGGTCGCGGGCTGCAATTTCGGCTGCGGTTCGGCGATGGAAGTGGCGGTGACGGTGGTGCTGGGCGCCGGCATCAAGGCCGTCGTCGCGCGCAGTTTCGCGCGCACCTATCTGCGCAATGCCATGAACAACGGCCTGCTGGCGATCGAAGCGGATACGCGCGGCGTCGGCGAAGGCGACGGCCTTCGCCTGGCGGCCGACGGCCAGCGCGGCCTTGAACTGGAGGTCAATGGGCACACGCGGATTCCCTGCGCGCCCATGCCCGAATTCATGCTGCAGATGCTGGAGGCCGGCGGCCTGGTCCCGTACCTGCGCGCGCATGGCCGCTTCGCCGGCTGA
- a CDS encoding pyridoxal phosphate-dependent aminotransferase, with product MLQIASRLNRIKPSPSSMAGQRARELRATGRDIVGLTSGEPDFDTPDHVKDAVQVALAAGQTKYTDVAGTPELRAAVADKFRRDNGLDYQPGEVIVGTGGKQVIFNAFMCTIEPGDEVIVPTPYWVSYPDIVLLADGKPVFVPCPPEKGFKLQPADLERAITPRTRWLVMNAPNNPSGAAYTREEMKALTDVLLRHPHVWVMTDDIYEHILYDGRSFVTPAQVEPELKARTLTINGVSKSYAMTGWRIGYGAGPSELIKPMVKLQSQSTSNPSSVAQAGALAALTGPQDFIRTRTAEFQSRRDAIVARLNAIPGISCHLPEGAFYVFPSCQELLGMRTPQGRRLESSDDFVLYLLDAQGLAVLQGTAYGVAPYFRISFATSMARLEEGCARLAHACAQLER from the coding sequence ATGCTGCAGATCGCCTCACGGCTCAACCGCATCAAACCATCGCCCAGCTCCATGGCGGGCCAACGCGCTCGCGAACTTCGCGCGACGGGCCGCGACATCGTCGGCCTGACATCCGGCGAGCCGGACTTCGATACGCCCGACCATGTCAAGGACGCCGTGCAGGTCGCCCTGGCCGCGGGGCAGACCAAGTACACCGACGTGGCGGGCACGCCGGAACTGCGCGCCGCCGTGGCGGACAAGTTCCGCCGCGACAATGGCCTGGACTACCAGCCGGGCGAGGTTATCGTCGGCACGGGCGGCAAGCAGGTCATCTTCAATGCCTTCATGTGCACCATCGAGCCTGGAGACGAAGTCATCGTCCCCACGCCCTATTGGGTTTCCTATCCGGACATCGTGCTGCTGGCCGACGGCAAACCGGTATTCGTGCCCTGCCCGCCGGAGAAGGGATTCAAGCTGCAGCCGGCGGACCTCGAACGTGCCATTACGCCCCGCACCCGCTGGCTGGTGATGAATGCGCCCAACAATCCCAGCGGGGCGGCCTATACGCGCGAGGAAATGAAGGCGTTGACCGATGTCCTGCTGCGTCATCCCCACGTATGGGTCATGACCGACGACATCTACGAACACATCCTGTACGACGGCCGCAGCTTCGTGACGCCGGCGCAGGTGGAGCCCGAGCTGAAAGCGCGCACGCTGACCATCAACGGCGTGTCGAAGTCGTACGCCATGACCGGCTGGCGCATCGGCTACGGCGCGGGACCGTCCGAATTGATCAAGCCCATGGTCAAGCTGCAGTCGCAGAGCACGTCCAATCCGTCCAGCGTGGCGCAGGCCGGCGCCTTGGCGGCCCTGACCGGACCGCAGGACTTCATCCGCACTCGCACGGCGGAATTCCAGTCCCGGCGCGACGCCATCGTGGCACGACTCAATGCCATACCCGGAATATCGTGCCATCTGCCGGAGGGCGCCTTTTACGTATTTCCGTCCTGCCAGGAGCTGCTGGGCATGCGCACCCCGCAAGGCAGGCGGCTGGAAAGCAGCGACGACTTTGTGTTGTACCTGCTGGACGCGCAGGGCCTGGCGGTGCTGCAGGGCACGGCCTACGGCGTAGCGCCGTACTTCCGCATTTCCTTCGCCACTTCGATGGCAAGGCTGGAAGAAGGCTGCGCGCGCCTGGCGCACGCCTGCGCCCAGCTCGAGCGCTGA
- a CDS encoding Bug family tripartite tricarboxylate transporter substrate binding protein: protein MNYRKLLGLSLVTMALGAAAPACAQTAFPQGPMTLVIPFSPGGSTDVIGRLLAEKMGAALGQSVIVENRPGAGGNIGASLVARAKPDGHTLLLGTTGVLAVNEFIYANPGYSVERDLTPVAYTASISNVLIVNKDLPVTNVAELIKLAKAKPGQLSFASSGAGSSTHLSGELFKRMADVDIMHVPYKGSGQALVDLVGGQISMIFDNAPSAVPMAQSGKVKALAVTSMKPLPALPEAPTLDQAGLKGYESLSWTGIVAPKGTPPDVIAKLNATLNTILADKGVQQRMAELGAQTTGGTPQDFTAHMQAERAKWGKLVKEAGIKAN, encoded by the coding sequence ATGAATTACCGCAAGCTGCTGGGGCTGTCCCTGGTGACCATGGCGCTGGGCGCCGCCGCGCCCGCGTGCGCGCAGACGGCGTTTCCGCAAGGGCCGATGACCTTGGTCATCCCGTTCTCGCCGGGCGGGTCGACCGACGTGATCGGCCGTCTCCTGGCCGAGAAGATGGGCGCGGCCCTGGGCCAGAGCGTGATCGTGGAGAACCGCCCGGGCGCCGGCGGCAATATCGGCGCATCGCTGGTCGCGCGGGCCAAGCCCGACGGCCATACCTTGCTGCTGGGGACGACCGGCGTGCTGGCGGTCAACGAGTTCATCTACGCCAATCCCGGCTATTCGGTCGAACGCGACCTGACGCCCGTCGCCTACACCGCCTCGATAAGCAACGTGCTGATCGTCAACAAGGACCTGCCGGTCACCAACGTGGCCGAGCTCATCAAGCTGGCCAAGGCCAAGCCGGGCCAGTTGTCCTTCGCATCCTCGGGGGCCGGCAGCTCCACCCACCTGTCGGGCGAGCTCTTCAAGCGCATGGCCGACGTGGACATCATGCACGTCCCCTACAAGGGCAGCGGCCAGGCGCTGGTGGACCTGGTGGGCGGCCAGATCAGCATGATCTTCGACAACGCGCCCTCGGCGGTCCCCATGGCGCAATCGGGCAAGGTCAAGGCGCTTGCAGTCACCAGCATGAAACCCCTGCCCGCGCTGCCGGAAGCGCCGACGCTGGACCAGGCGGGACTGAAGGGCTACGAGTCCCTGTCGTGGACCGGCATCGTCGCGCCCAAGGGTACGCCGCCGGACGTCATCGCCAAGCTCAACGCCACGCTGAACACCATCCTGGCCGACAAGGGGGTGCAGCAGCGCATGGCTGAACTCGGCGCCCAGACCACGGGTGGAACCCCGCAGGACTTCACCGCCCATATGCAGGCCGAACGCGCCAAATGGGGCAAGCTGGTCAAGGAAGCCGGCATCAAGGCGAACTAG
- a CDS encoding thiamine pyrophosphate-binding protein produces MPTPQPSRLGGHILVDQLIAQGVKHVFCVPGESYLAVLDGLHDARIEVTVCRQEGGAAMMADAHGKLTGEPGICMVTRGPGASNALAGVHIAMQDSTPLILFVGQIERGMREREAFQEMDYRAVFGTQAKWVTEIDQVERIPELVSRAFHVATSGRPGPVVIALPEDMLVETAEVADAPHYEVIDSAPTPAQLAELETLLKSARAPIAILGGARWDADAVQGFADFATRFQLPVAVSFRRQMLFPADHPCYAGDVGIGLNPALLKRVQDADVVLLVGGRMSEMPSQSYTLFDIPVPRQKLVHVHPDSGELNRVYRATLAINASPIAFTQALADLRPTSGAAGWPQDTEAAHASYLSWSDPAAVRTPGALQMGAVMQTLRETLPADAIMTNGAGNYATWLHRFHRFQRYGTQLAPTSGSMGYGLPAAVGAKRVYPDRTVVCLAGDGCFLMHGQEFATAVQYDLPILVLVIDNRMYGTIRMHQERHYPGRVSATELRNPDFAAYARAFGGHGERVESTEEFAPALQRALSSGKPAIVHCLIDPEVITPTTTLEKIRDAALKARH; encoded by the coding sequence ATGCCGACTCCGCAGCCATCCCGCCTGGGCGGGCATATTCTTGTCGATCAACTCATTGCCCAGGGCGTGAAGCACGTGTTCTGCGTGCCTGGCGAAAGCTACCTGGCCGTCCTGGACGGCCTGCATGACGCCCGTATCGAGGTCACGGTCTGTCGCCAGGAAGGCGGCGCCGCCATGATGGCCGATGCCCATGGGAAGCTCACCGGCGAGCCGGGCATCTGCATGGTCACCCGCGGGCCGGGGGCGTCGAACGCCCTGGCGGGCGTGCACATCGCGATGCAGGATTCCACCCCCCTGATCCTTTTCGTAGGCCAGATCGAACGCGGCATGCGCGAGCGCGAAGCCTTCCAGGAGATGGATTACCGCGCCGTGTTCGGCACCCAGGCGAAATGGGTGACCGAAATCGACCAGGTCGAACGCATTCCCGAACTGGTATCGCGCGCCTTCCACGTCGCGACCTCGGGCCGGCCCGGGCCCGTGGTCATCGCGCTGCCCGAGGACATGCTGGTCGAAACGGCCGAAGTCGCCGACGCGCCGCATTACGAAGTCATCGATAGCGCGCCCACGCCGGCGCAACTGGCCGAACTCGAAACGCTGCTGAAGTCGGCCCGCGCGCCCATCGCCATCCTGGGCGGCGCGCGCTGGGACGCCGACGCCGTGCAGGGTTTCGCCGATTTCGCCACCCGCTTCCAATTGCCGGTCGCGGTGTCGTTCAGGCGGCAGATGCTGTTCCCGGCCGACCATCCCTGCTACGCCGGCGACGTCGGCATCGGCCTGAACCCGGCCCTGCTCAAGCGCGTGCAGGATGCGGACGTGGTGCTGCTGGTGGGCGGCCGCATGTCGGAAATGCCCAGCCAGTCCTATACGCTCTTCGACATCCCCGTGCCCAGGCAGAAGCTGGTGCATGTGCATCCGGACAGCGGCGAATTGAACCGCGTGTATCGTGCGACGCTGGCGATCAATGCCTCCCCCATCGCCTTCACCCAGGCGCTGGCGGACCTACGCCCCACGAGCGGCGCGGCGGGGTGGCCGCAGGATACGGAAGCGGCGCATGCCTCGTATCTGTCGTGGAGCGACCCTGCCGCGGTCAGAACCCCGGGCGCCCTGCAGATGGGCGCTGTGATGCAGACGCTGCGCGAAACCCTGCCCGCCGACGCCATCATGACCAACGGCGCGGGCAATTACGCCACCTGGCTGCATCGCTTCCACCGCTTCCAGCGCTACGGCACGCAGTTGGCGCCCACGTCCGGCTCCATGGGTTATGGCCTGCCGGCTGCGGTGGGCGCCAAGCGGGTGTATCCCGACCGCACGGTGGTCTGCCTGGCCGGCGACGGCTGCTTCCTGATGCATGGCCAGGAGTTCGCGACGGCGGTGCAGTACGACCTGCCCATTCTGGTGCTGGTCATCGACAACCGCATGTACGGCACCATCCGCATGCACCAGGAACGGCACTATCCGGGCCGGGTTTCGGCGACGGAACTGCGCAATCCCGATTTCGCCGCCTATGCGCGCGCCTTCGGCGGCCACGGCGAACGCGTCGAATCCACGGAGGAATTCGCGCCGGCATTGCAGCGCGCGCTGTCCAGCGGCAAGCCTGCCATCGTGCATTGCCTGATCGACCCCGAGGTCATCACGCCGACCACCACCCTCGAGAAGATCCGCGACGCGGCATTGAAGGCCAGGCACTGA
- a CDS encoding acyl-CoA dehydrogenase: protein MSSNPSFHWQDPLLLDAQLNEDERMVREAAAAYAQDKLAPRVLEAFRHEKTDPAIFREMGELGLLGPTIPTEYGGAGLNYVCYGLIAREVERIDSGYRSMMSVQSSLVMVPINEFGSEEQKSKYLPKLASGEWIGCFGLTEPNHGSDPGSMETRAVLSGSTYRLTGSKMWITNSPIADVFVVWAKCVGGDHDGKIRGFILEKGMKGLSAPAIHGKVGLRASITGEVVMDEVEVSEAQMLPHVSGLKGPFTCLNSARYGIAWGALGAAEFCWHTARQYTMDRKQFGRPLAANQLIQKKLADMQTEITLGLQGCLRLGRMKDEGTAAVEITSLMKRNSCGKALDVARMARDMMGGNGISDEFGVARHLVNLEVVNTYEGTHDVHALILGRAQTGIQAFC, encoded by the coding sequence ATGTCATCCAATCCTTCTTTCCATTGGCAGGATCCGCTGTTGCTCGACGCGCAGCTCAACGAGGACGAACGCATGGTGCGCGAGGCGGCTGCCGCGTACGCGCAGGACAAGCTGGCGCCGCGCGTGCTGGAAGCGTTTCGCCATGAAAAAACCGATCCGGCCATCTTCCGCGAAATGGGCGAGCTGGGGCTGCTGGGCCCGACCATCCCGACCGAATACGGCGGCGCCGGCCTGAACTATGTCTGCTATGGCCTGATCGCGCGCGAAGTGGAACGCATCGACTCCGGCTATCGCTCGATGATGAGCGTGCAGTCGTCCCTGGTCATGGTGCCGATCAATGAATTCGGCAGCGAAGAACAGAAAAGCAAATACCTGCCCAAGCTCGCCAGCGGGGAATGGATAGGCTGCTTCGGATTGACCGAACCGAATCACGGCTCGGACCCCGGCAGCATGGAAACGCGTGCGGTATTGAGCGGATCCACCTACAGGCTGACCGGCAGCAAGATGTGGATCACCAATTCGCCGATCGCCGATGTATTCGTGGTCTGGGCCAAGTGCGTCGGCGGCGATCACGACGGCAAGATCCGTGGCTTCATCCTGGAAAAGGGCATGAAGGGCCTGTCCGCGCCGGCCATCCACGGCAAGGTCGGCTTGCGCGCGTCCATTACCGGCGAAGTGGTCATGGACGAAGTCGAGGTATCCGAGGCGCAAATGCTGCCGCACGTCAGCGGACTGAAGGGACCCTTCACCTGCCTGAATTCCGCGCGCTATGGCATTGCCTGGGGCGCGCTGGGCGCGGCCGAGTTCTGCTGGCATACCGCGCGCCAGTACACCATGGACCGCAAGCAGTTCGGCCGCCCGTTGGCGGCCAACCAGCTCATACAGAAAAAGCTCGCGGACATGCAGACGGAAATCACGCTGGGCCTGCAAGGCTGCCTGCGGCTGGGACGCATGAAGGACGAAGGAACGGCGGCCGTGGAAATCACCTCGCTGATGAAGCGCAATTCCTGCGGCAAGGCCCTGGACGTGGCCCGCATGGCGCGCGACATGATGGGCGGCAACGGCATTTCCGACGAGTTCGGCGTGGCGCGCCACCTGGTCAACCTGGAAGTCGTCAACACCTATGAAGGCACGCACGACGTGCATGCCTTGATCCTGGGCCGCGCGCAGACCGGCATCCAGGCGTTCTGCTGA
- a CDS encoding autoinducer binding domain-containing protein, which produces MDDWERERVELLLVAGNQQRFFNLLRDIAGRLGFDYYAFGMRLPLPVSNPRLILHDNCPAGWQWATMTTALAFARTGSGPIDDATNPLVWSTELPMYPPPFWQDATMHGLKAGWGQTCHGPRGVSSALNLASTQSRMPRDLDQLSPRLTWLAHTAHRGLAQLLIPKYMPETRASLSGQEVQILRLTADGKTSGAIGRIMHISERTVNFHMEKILQKLTAANKTAAALKAAMLGLL; this is translated from the coding sequence ATGGACGATTGGGAGCGAGAGCGGGTAGAGCTATTGCTGGTGGCGGGCAACCAGCAGCGCTTTTTCAACCTCCTGCGCGACATCGCGGGACGGCTGGGCTTCGACTACTACGCCTTCGGCATGCGGTTGCCCTTGCCGGTCAGCAACCCCAGGCTGATCCTTCACGATAATTGCCCGGCGGGATGGCAATGGGCCACGATGACCACCGCCCTGGCGTTTGCAAGAACAGGCAGCGGCCCGATCGACGATGCGACGAACCCGCTGGTCTGGTCTACCGAACTTCCCATGTATCCCCCGCCGTTCTGGCAAGACGCCACAATGCATGGCCTGAAGGCGGGCTGGGGCCAGACATGCCACGGCCCCAGGGGCGTCAGCAGCGCACTCAACCTGGCGAGCACCCAGTCCCGGATGCCCAGGGACCTGGACCAACTGTCGCCGCGCCTGACCTGGCTGGCCCACACGGCGCACCGTGGCCTTGCCCAGTTGCTGATACCGAAATACATGCCTGAAACCCGCGCCAGTCTTTCGGGCCAGGAAGTCCAGATACTGCGGCTGACCGCCGACGGCAAGACCAGCGGCGCCATCGGCCGCATCATGCACATCTCCGAACGGACCGTGAATTTCCATATGGAGAAAATCCTCCAGAAGCTGACGGCGGCCAACAAGACCGCCGCCGCGCTGAAGGCCGCGATGCTCGGCTTGCTGTAG